The proteins below are encoded in one region of Sphingobacterium sp. R2:
- a CDS encoding PKD domain-containing protein, whose translation MKMKLVKYSFYILLLLTCLGCSKEKEVVVEKPQLPNPVSAFSTKQVAKDDPFTFEFTNQSTDYSETRWSFGDDSTSSNVSPQHTFLNTGNFTVKLKVLNKNGDWAQREEVIKIDAEKLIRFNATKNGTGKLILAYDSDIAVQAVTWSKMTDKDKYEQVSDKAKADISIEVGKFETYQLRVKTPKGSQIVVTKMLTDLGIVKDWTNIDNTFRISQDNSSGPDAGEGSKKLIDNNITTKLFIGGYQSGMYWQFAFYQPQTINGYTITTGNDAPERDPKDWEIQASDNGETWVTLSTVTGYSFGTTSADRRKSVNFSFTNAKPYSYYRYVLKAVSSGSNFQISEFRLLELPK comes from the coding sequence ATGAAGATGAAATTAGTAAAATACAGTTTTTATATTCTTTTACTGCTTACCTGTCTAGGTTGCAGTAAAGAAAAGGAAGTAGTAGTTGAAAAACCTCAGCTACCAAATCCGGTGTCAGCTTTCTCTACAAAACAGGTTGCCAAAGATGATCCTTTTACTTTTGAATTTACAAATCAGTCAACGGATTATAGCGAAACGCGCTGGAGTTTTGGCGATGACAGTACCTCGTCAAACGTTTCGCCACAACATACCTTTTTAAATACAGGTAATTTTACAGTCAAACTTAAAGTCCTCAACAAGAATGGAGATTGGGCGCAACGTGAAGAAGTTATCAAAATTGATGCTGAAAAATTAATTCGTTTCAATGCGACAAAGAATGGAACTGGTAAGCTGATTTTGGCATACGACAGCGACATTGCAGTACAGGCAGTCACTTGGTCAAAGATGACGGATAAAGATAAGTATGAGCAAGTTTCTGATAAGGCAAAAGCAGATATTTCTATTGAAGTCGGTAAATTTGAGACCTATCAACTTCGTGTTAAAACTCCGAAAGGTTCGCAGATCGTTGTTACCAAGATGCTGACAGATCTGGGAATTGTAAAAGACTGGACAAATATCGACAATACTTTTCGAATCTCTCAGGACAATTCCAGTGGTCCTGATGCTGGCGAAGGTTCGAAAAAATTAATCGACAACAACATTACGACGAAACTTTTTATCGGTGGATATCAGTCCGGTATGTATTGGCAGTTTGCATTCTATCAACCCCAAACGATCAATGGTTATACCATAACAACCGGAAATGATGCTCCGGAAAGAGATCCGAAAGATTGGGAAATACAGGCATCCGACAATGGAGAAACTTGGGTAACATTAAGCACGGTCACAGGCTATAGCTTTGGTACTACTTCAGCAGATAGAAGAAAGTCGGTTAATTTCTCTTTTACGAACGCAAAACCTTATAGCTATTATAGGTATGTTTTAAAAGCGGTATCCTCTGGATCAAATTTCCAAATAAGTGAATTTAGGCTTTTGGAACTACCAAAGTAA